In Methanobrevibacter sp., the genomic stretch TAAAAAAATATCAAATTAGGAGATATTATGAGCTTAATTATTGCTTATGTTGGAAAAAAAGGATGTGTAATGGCGAGTGATAAAAGAAAGATAGGATATTTTGGTGATAAAGAAAAATTAGCGGAATTGGAAAAGGATTTGTATAATGGAAAAATCGATAATGATGAAGATTTTTTATCTAAGGCTAATGAATTGGGTATTTCAATTAAGATAACTGATGATGCAAACAAAATTAAAGTAATTGCTAATACCATTCGTGGGGAAGTAAGTACAAAAGGTACATTTGAAACAAGAAGAAGACGTATTTATGGAACCACAAACGGATATCAGATAGTTGAACTTTTAGGTTCAGAAACTGAATCCCGTAAAGCCGGTAAAAGTGGAGTCATTATCTTCGGTAATGAATATGCAAAGCGCATGGCTGAAACATTAATTCAAAGAAAATGGAAAGCCTCTCAAAGTTTAAGATATATGGGAGATATTTTTGAAAGCATCATCTTGGAAGTGGCTTCAAAAACCCCTACAGTAGGAAATAAAGTTGATGTATTGATGCAACAACCTAAATTCAGTGAATCCGATGCTCAAAAGCATTTGAACATGACAATAGATCACGATATTAAAGTTCTAATCAAGTTCAGACAGGACTTAACAGAAAAATTAGTGCAGCAGAACTTGGACATTGAAATGGCCAATAAAATAATTGATAAAGGTGAAGTTGGTAAAGTTGTCAATGTTGATGGAAACATGTTATATGTTCAGTTAAACGATAAAACACAGGCTGTCGATGGAAATTGGAAACAGCTTGCCGCTCCCGGCCAAAACGTATTGATGTTTACAGAAAGCGATAATGTAAAAATAGGGGATAAGGTTATTATTGAAAATGAGGATTTGTGCCTTAAAAAAGATAAGTCTTCCCTGAAATGTGATATTATTTTATGTTCATTATGAGGTTGGGAAATGAAAATAACATTTTTAGGCAGTGGTGGAGGAAGATTTTCCGCTATTAGCCAAAGAAGGATGACTGGAGGGTTTAGAATTGATAATTTGGGCGGTAAAAATTATCATATTGACCCTGGTCCAGGTGCTTTAATCAGAACTTATCAATTTGGTTTTGATCCCCGTAATTTAAGCGGAGTGTTTGTTTCCCATGCACATACAGACCATTACAATGATGCTGAAATACTCATTGAAGCTATGACTAGAGGAATGACAAAAAGTTTAGGAACTATAGTCGGTAGTGAAAGTGTTTTGGATGGTTATGATAAGTGGGGGCCTGCAATTTCAAAATATCATCAATCAAAGCCTGATAAGATTATTTTAAAACCTGGTGAAGTTCAACAGTTGAATAATACAAAAATTAAAGGAACTGCCACTTCACACGGAGATCCCACAGGTGTCGGATTTCAGATAGATTACAGAGGTTTTAAACTATCCTATACTGCAGATACTGCTTACTTTGATGGATTGGCAGATTATCATAAAGGTGCGGATATTTTGATAGCAAGCGTTTTAAGGCCAGGAAACAGATCAATTAATGGGCATATGTGTTCAAAGAATTTCATTGATTTGATTAATGAAGTAAAACCTCAAGTTGCGGTTATGACTCATTTGGGTCTTAAAATGATTTCAAGCAATCCAGTAACTGAAGCTAAAAAGATTTCAAAAAAGACTGGTGTCAAAACAATTGCTGCTTATGATGGATTGTCATTCAATGTAAATTATAATAATCCGAAAAGATTCAGATTGATTTCACTAAAAGATGTTCAATCATCAATTCATAGTACAAATCATGCTTTATATCAAAGCGAGAGAAAAAATTCTTATCAGATGGCATTTCAGCATAAGGAATTTGATGAAATGGCAATGGTGAGAAAAAATAAGAATCAGTAATCCAGATTGCTTGGATGGATAACTCCTGAGCGAATCATATGGTCTGCAAGGACTATTGCAGTACTGGATTCGGCCACAACAGTTACACGTGGACAGATACAAGGGTCATGGCGCCCTTTAATTTCTATTTTTTTATTTTCCATTTTTTCCAAATCAATACTGTCCTGACATTTGGAAATTGATGGAGTAGGTTTTATTGCAATTCTTGAAACAATTGGCATGCCGTTGCTCATGCCTCCGACAATTCCTCCGGAGTTGTTTGTTTTTGTGGTGATTTTGTCATCTTCAATCTGGTATGCATCATTTATCTCAGATCCGGTGTGGCTTGCAACATCAAATCCAAGACCTATTTCAACACCTTTGACTGCACCGATGTTCATAAGTATTCTTGCAAGATCTCCGTCAAGTCTGCCGAAGACAGGCTCACCAAGACCTGCCGGAACTCCAACAGCTATGGTTTCAACAATTCCTCCAACAGAATCTCCTTCTTGTTTTTTTGAAATGATTAACTCTTCCATTTCTTTTGCAGCTTTCAAATCACCGCAACGAACAGGATTTTTCTCGATGTTTTCTTTAATGGTGTTGATGTCATAAGTTTCTGCTTTAACATCTCCGATTTGAGTAACATGGGAAATTATTTCAATATTATGTGTTTTTAATAATTTCTTAGCTATTGCGCCACCAATAACATGTCCGATAGTGACTCTGCCACTTCCACGGCCACCGCCGTTGTAATCGTAGTTTCCATACTTCATCATCCATCCAAAATCCCCATGGGATGGGCGGGGAGTATTTTTAAACATTGAATAATCCTTTGAGTGCTGATTTTTATTGAAAACTACTCCTGTAATGGGTGTTCCATCAGTTTTGCCCTCAAAAATGCCTGAAAGAATCTGAACTTCATCTCCTTCTTTTCTTGGGGTGGTAACACTGCTGGTTCCTGGTTTTCTTTTATCTAATTCTTTTTGAATGTCTTCTGCGGTTAATTCTAAGTTTGCAGGGCATCCGTCAACTATAGCTCCAACAGCCACTCCATGACTTGCCCCAAAACTTGTTACTTGAAATTTTTCTCCAATTGAATTTGACATGTATTGGCCTCTTTAAAATAACTAGGTTAATTTTTGTATTTCAAAGTTATTATATGTTTAAATTTTTGCAAATATTTTTGCACTGTTGAAGATTCAGGCCCGCTTTAAGATTGCCTTTTTCAGTATCTAACATGAAGTCAACTTCATTTTTTACAATTTCTCCAATGAACTCCTTATATTTTTTAAGTGCTTCAATATTTTCACAGCCTGCCTCATTTTTGAGTTTTTCAACATCGTCTCCACATTCAATGAATCTGAACAGTTTCAATAATCCTTTTTTTCGTGGAGATATTCGTTTAACATCCTCGTCGGAGGGATTTTTAA encodes the following:
- a CDS encoding DUF2121 domain-containing protein produces the protein MSLIIAYVGKKGCVMASDKRKIGYFGDKEKLAELEKDLYNGKIDNDEDFLSKANELGISIKITDDANKIKVIANTIRGEVSTKGTFETRRRRIYGTTNGYQIVELLGSETESRKAGKSGVIIFGNEYAKRMAETLIQRKWKASQSLRYMGDIFESIILEVASKTPTVGNKVDVLMQQPKFSESDAQKHLNMTIDHDIKVLIKFRQDLTEKLVQQNLDIEMANKIIDKGEVGKVVNVDGNMLYVQLNDKTQAVDGNWKQLAAPGQNVLMFTESDNVKIGDKVIIENEDLCLKKDKSSLKCDIILCSL
- a CDS encoding MBL fold metallo-hydrolase — its product is MKITFLGSGGGRFSAISQRRMTGGFRIDNLGGKNYHIDPGPGALIRTYQFGFDPRNLSGVFVSHAHTDHYNDAEILIEAMTRGMTKSLGTIVGSESVLDGYDKWGPAISKYHQSKPDKIILKPGEVQQLNNTKIKGTATSHGDPTGVGFQIDYRGFKLSYTADTAYFDGLADYHKGADILIASVLRPGNRSINGHMCSKNFIDLINEVKPQVAVMTHLGLKMISSNPVTEAKKISKKTGVKTIAAYDGLSFNVNYNNPKRFRLISLKDVQSSIHSTNHALYQSERKNSYQMAFQHKEFDEMAMVRKNKNQ
- the aroC gene encoding chorismate synthase, which gives rise to MSNSIGEKFQVTSFGASHGVAVGAIVDGCPANLELTAEDIQKELDKRKPGTSSVTTPRKEGDEVQILSGIFEGKTDGTPITGVVFNKNQHSKDYSMFKNTPRPSHGDFGWMMKYGNYDYNGGGRGSGRVTIGHVIGGAIAKKLLKTHNIEIISHVTQIGDVKAETYDINTIKENIEKNPVRCGDLKAAKEMEELIISKKQEGDSVGGIVETIAVGVPAGLGEPVFGRLDGDLARILMNIGAVKGVEIGLGFDVASHTGSEINDAYQIEDDKITTKTNNSGGIVGGMSNGMPIVSRIAIKPTPSISKCQDSIDLEKMENKKIEIKGRHDPCICPRVTVVAESSTAIVLADHMIRSGVIHPSNLDY